The DNA segment TTATACCATTCAtaaatcaagaggatttttagTTTACTACTATTATTTTTGGACTtgctaaaatataaattaaataacgtgtgggttttttttcttaaaaaaaaagaagaaagtttCATACACAGAGAAATACAAGAATGAAGTTTTATCACCGCAACCGATTCTAattcataattaaaatacttgatACCCGGAGGAGGAAACCACTTCAGCTCATCGATGACCCTAATATAAAAGGAACATCCCTAATCAACCAGAACCGGGTCGGGAGcttagctcgggagctcggagctcggccaagctccccccACCATATttcccagctcgggtcgggagctcagctcgggagctcggagctcggccaagctcccccaccataactctcagctcgggtcgggagatcagctcgggagctcggagctcggccaagctcccccaccataatttccagctcgggtcgggagctcagctcgggagatTGGGGCTCAGCTCAACCCCAATATTAGTAGGGAGTTAGCTTAGTAAATGGGTTCGACAACCTTGGTAAGCAAGTTAAGATGTTAGGATCAATGTTTAGGGCGAGTTCAGGAGTTCAATAATAACTCACTCACCCCTTTTcatattgtagtagcccgtaccctaattgagtaattaaaggattaatgctaattaaataaattggatatcggacggatcggaagctccgaaggcacgatcggaagctccgatgagcgatcggaggcaccgatgatattacgtcattcatgacatgtggttggatcggaagctccgatcacccctatccgaagtcaacaagtgatattttgacacgtggcagatcaggatcttcggaagcttcgatggcaggatcggacgttacGATCGAGGTTcagacattccgatcgaggatcggaggctccgatcgttgtctataaatagaatgccgataattcattttcaattgccaattccggatttcctctctactctagtcgtattcgagttgttctagcctttttaggcttgacccgggagtcgtcgaggtgttcgatagtcgtagcggagttgtgcccaagttctggaggcatcgacatcaaagggctaacgacggacaaaggtatagcttttgcttcctataaatatttaggagtatgcaatagcttagttaaggcttttagagaactataatgatagtagtatcatttggcagtgtagatcagactataggcgtggacctagagttggtagagcttgcactgatttgaggtacggaagtactgttcgagatatcctgactgagtatgcatgtattatgtgactgcatggtttatatgtcattgatttatgctgcattcatttgcatactgagatatctccttcgagatgtctattagtagggttttttcctatcctgttagtggttggacttccatcgatttgggtccggcatatccactggtattatggtatgggagccacctcctgaagcgacggcacaacgtgctacataccagggcccagtctgtctctgttatctgatccttgacctcgagtttatagggagttcactttgcatgcatgtatactcatactctcgtactgagcgttttatgctcacgtctcgtactctgtgtttctggacaccctattccatggggcaggtttgcgattggacgaggcgggtggttccaagaggggctaggcagtggttggccagttggagcttcgtctaggtttatttctgttgttttgggttgatacagctttcgatttagttgtataatctattttggatatttacagattccttgacttgggattgtaattttagtaatgtttccgcagtttattctgatatctgtttattaagttaattgcatgcctaagttttgtttagtaggtgatccgggtaaggttcactacatttatggtattagagcatgcaaattattcttgggatttagattctacataaagataaccgttaggttaattttttagatggcagatcgtgacgaccagagttctcatggcagtatcgGTGGGCGTtagggtgatgccgaccgggagcctcgtcgggaacgccgccatcgtcattgataagtgcattttgtatgcattatttcatgttatttttatgtctattttgtgtgcattcatattatttttatgtgtttttatgtattttagtgcatgtgtgtgtatttcactccttgagttaattttgtaggaaaatatatttttgaagaatgaattccgGACCAGTTTTgttcaaaaactcaaatttaattttagagagctccaaatccgatcttcaccgttcagattatatttcaagatgtttgaagctgctgtccaaatttcagctcaatccgacggctagatctcaagatatgaatttttgaaaatcgtcgctcggtgcagaatttttgtactgcgcgcgcgcgcgagtttcgtgtctagccttctgtttttatgtgctgcgcgcGTGCGAGGCCTATGCCACGCGCGCGCGTGTTTGGGGGTCATATGTGCTTCGAAAAGTTctattttgtgaaggaaattaactggtaggcgttacGGACCATATAGATataagatataaaatatttttgagggtttcgaagttccagaacgcgcacaacacagaggaggcggctacaaggcttgggagagaagatttcttctttcttttcttctttttatttttatttttgaattattgtttttaattattgagtagtttattttcaaccaagacggcgtgattgggccgaacaaattcatgtagaaaacttggatgtttgtttgggatttttcagagttgattttattttattgattgttagatttatatttatcttgtgaatagtctgatcaactgtttgcttgcatgttaatcgattccaagtcgacagaggaggtattgattttgatcactctgataattaacatattgtaaaatcggctagaaatagaatttgctttcagtgtgcggtttgggtgtaaactgaattttcacaaatatttaatgctttcaaatttgattagaattacgtaagattagttcatcaatatttgaatatgtttgattgttctaaaaatagtcctttgaacaaattaggagaattcccgtgaattaagattaaatctgagtcctgaatcgactacatgttacaagatttgttcggtacctacgtgtgtcttggttgtctttattttaattatttttatctttagttatttttattcgtatttcttaagcagtttttattttatattcttattttatttaattcaaaatattttctattattttgtctagattaattaaaataattaaatcttgagaattgacaacagtccctgtgggatcgatacttggactctcagtccactttactattacttgacctggtgcgcttgccagtagatttttatcaaaccgatttagccggtcagtcATCGAGATGAtgaccgtttcagtgtacgtcgattcttgcagacagggcctaagcccttggttgggggtgagtctccggaggatgcggagaactggttataccgcatggagatgacttttcagactttccaatgcaccgaggagcagaagatggagaccctgggttatcttctggatggacgtgcgcgcaggtggtggaggtttacttctgcaccttttgttgcagtgagaggagtggccacctgagccgagttccgcacagcttttcagaagctgtattttcctcctgcactccgtcagtcgaaggcgggtgagctactgagtctgcgacagggagccatgtctattgatgagtatcagcaaaagttctttgatatgctatcctattgccccggattgctgacagctctgagatgaagtataatctgttccttcagggccttaaccctgagatccatgaccgtgtggcggttggcgacgacatgtcctacgagggtttggtgagccgttgtcaccaggcggaggacaacattcggcggaacaggtctttctctcagtcgagacctgctagttctttgggtccccgtgcccaatctttcaagaagtctggatctaatttttcttcctctggctctgctggtgttgttcgtttcggtaagaaggacaagtgtgatcactgtgggaagaaccatccatccgacaagtgccgtagagcttctggagcttgtttccattgtggagagactggtcatatccagaggaattgtccactatctgggggaggcggttctggttctggttcaggatctggttctcaggccaccgttcagcagaggtcgcagggacagcctgttgggagttctcatttgaggccacgagcttctggccaggtgtttgccctgagacatgatcagacagtggaggagaatgagaaagtcatcgcaggtatatttttgctttatggtatacctgctcttgtacttattgacactggtgcatctcattccttcatttctgcatgttttgttaagaggcataagttaccatgcattgcattagacgtagtgatgtttgTTTCtgctccgacgggccaatctgatTTGGCTAAGTGTCTAGTGATAGGTTACCCTTTAGAGTTCaagggtaacattttgattgcgaatctcatggtcctggcgatggacgacttcgattgcattttggggatagacatgctgactacctatcgagcttcagtggactgctatcaaagattagtacgctttcatccagaagggagtgagagctggtttttctatggagagggagcacgacccccgatgcctttggtatcagctttgagagcctgtcgagctctagagtctggcggggaaggctaccttatctatgcagttgatttgtccgctgagagtattgggatagagagtattcctgttgtaaatgaatttccagatgtatttcctgatgagattctgggttttcctcctgttagagaagtcaagtttggcatagagttgatgtcgggtacttcacctatttctcgagcaccgtatcgtctggctccatcagagatgcgtgagtttaagaatcagctacaggatcttttggacaaggggtacattcatcctagtatatctccttggggagctcctgttctctttgtgaagaagaaggatgggtcgatgcggctgtgcattgactatcggcagctgaattgagtcactgtgaagaacaagtatccgttgcctcgtattgatgaattgtttgatcagctgcagggcacttcagtttactccaagattgacttgagatctgggtatcatcagttgagagtccgtgatcaggacgtagccaagactgcattccgtactcgctatgggcattacaagtttctagtgatgccatttgatttgactaatgtgccggctatattcatggatctgatgaaccgtgtcttcagggagtatttggaaaagtttgtcgtggtcttcattgacgacatcttggtgtattcgcgtaatatggaagagcatgtttctcacttgcagttggtactgcagactcttcgagatgagcagttgtacgtcaagctgagaaagtgtgagttttggatggatcgagtggtctttcttggccatatcatatctaggGAGGGGATTCTGTTGACCCAAACAAGATTGAAGctgttcttaattggtcgcgaccgacgacggttgctgagatccgtagttttctgggtctatcAGGGTATTATCATcatttcattctgaacttctctcagctagctcgacctttgacgcagcttacccgcaagggtgtggatttcgagtggtccttcgAGTGttaggagaatttctgtgagcttcgacggcggttgacttctgcgccggtgttggcattaccgtcaggatctggagggtatatggtatacactgatttttctcttcaggggttaggttgtgtcctgactcagaatgggcatctgatcgcatacgcttctagacagctgaagcttcacgaggacaactacccagtccatgatttggagttagcagccattgtgttcgttttgaagatctggcgtcattatctgtatggcgagaaatttgagatcttcaccgaccataagagtctcaagtatttgttcactcaggcagagtttaacatgaggcagagacgttggatggacttgttTAAGGACTAtaattgcgagattaagtaccatccgggagctactaatctcactgctgatgcattgagtcacAAAGTGCGActgtccgcacttcagacttgttcgatgtctagtgcgatcagtgactgttgtacttcagaatataacttcaagcataagaaaggtatgcagagtatccagatgtttgcgatattatctgagccagctttgtattcgcggattcgagatgctcagatgtctgattcaaagacccaacatttagctcgtctagctaacgagggtagctcgtctggatttcattatcagtcagatggctttctgtgtttgtctggtaggcttgtgattccgcaggatgaagagttgcgagaagagattttgtctcaggcgcatcgtactaagttgagtattcatcctgggagcaacaagatgtacaaggatctacgtactcttttttggtggaagggaatgaaacgcagtgtttatcagtttgtttcgagatgtttggtgtgtcaataggtcaaggcagagcaccgacgacctggaggattgcttcacagtctgcctattcctgaatggaaatgggagtttatcacaatggactttgtgacccatttgccgatatccccgaggaactgtgatgctatctgggttgtggtagaccgactcaccaagtcagtgcatttcattgcctatagccgggagtacaatgtggatcgtatggctcggttgtacattcaggagatcgttcgacttcatggagtgcctgtgagcattgtcagcgatcgagactgtagcaccaagaacttctaaaatttgaaaatcatgcctaaaattattttcagtatttatattttaaatttcttgaagttaattgtttaagtttcagttaaagttagccttgcttgacttatttgaattaaatgccttgaactgtttagttagtaatttttatccaggcaggcgacgacggtgggcttcggtggtttattttcaagatttttaattttaagattttaagttagaggtaaaaaaggggggggggggggggggtttggccaaaaatgcaaattttgaatttttaggggtcaaaaagcaattttatcattttcttgggttatttcctaaatttttcataaaatatgattttattaaatccgggttagtggaatttcaatcaaaatgttgtgagttgaaattttaaatttagaagtttgaaaatagcaaaaagtttgaggtataaagttttaatagtacaagtagtacttttgctagtacaagtgaaattttaaaacactacacacaatacactacacttttaatttccactatcattaaaacatttcaattaaaaaaaaatcaagacacaaccctaactcccaaaccctagccctaGCCGCCTCCTCCCCTCTCCCTTGAGGAAGACCGCTCGCCGCCGCCAGCCACCCGTCCGCCGCCGCCTGCCGCCGTCCACCGCCGTCCCCACTGCCGGAGGAGCTCCACAAGGAGCTTAGCTTGGAGTTTGACCTAGAGTTCTTCCCTCCATCTCCccttattttcgaaattattgggTAAAAGGTTGAAAGGCAAGTGTAGCTACTCCTTTGGGCtcacattcaagcaatatctacccccacccttatgatttcttgcaatattttcgagaatgcatgttgttagaaggttagggtttcgaatttttcatgtttaggggctgattttttctaaatatgttagggagttgagtttatgtggattaatgttgagtatatgtgcattGACATGGAATTAATTGAGTGTCCTTGCCaaaattcgaaatttcagattgtatatggacctaatttcgaaattttgcatgtgtaggggctgaaatttaattgatgttgaagtatttaatgatcttgcattggtcttgattgattgttcaacattttggagttttgatggttaattcttgatgttcttgatatgtgttgtgaaagtgtggagtgagtgtagcccaagtgtttgggaaaagtcctaagagaggttatttgaggtgtttgggtgtttggtgtggagataagttgaggaaagtgggctaagtgtttgaattgttggaattggaggtgtgtgagtgtgcagggcagcactgttcacggggcagggcagggtcgtggctgaggtctgggcagggttaggctattccatggtaaagttcatgacgttgtggtcgcgtcgatataaaatgggcttgattcggataagaattgagtgagttatggatttttcaaaattgggtgcaagtgcagatttttttcctttgaataggggctgtccgatttttgtgttttgtaaatttgctcttttgatcttttgatgataccacctattccttgggatgatttggagtgtttgttgagtgtcggttcaagcgggacgggttttggataaggcatgacaaagttaagggcttttcggtttacttgctcgagttaagtcaagtttgaggatttttgttgggtaagttgtcttctttggacttaggggcagccactcatccaccttaaactcacattttcgagtcgagtctcatgtcttaaagattgcttattcgtgtgcatttgacgtgttcttgagtttaataaagaaaaaggaagtttacttgtttgcatgccatttaatgtatgagttgagtctttataaatgaaaagggaaaagaaagcaaatatttttgaatgaagtgatctggttgtgacaagaggggtgttgctaggccgggggatgcctcggtctactcaccaagaggttatagaggttaggcaaggagcaagagacatcttgtttacccttgccacagaggggcaatgtgggatcgggaggcatctcggtctccttgccatagaggggttaagttcgtcgggagaaatctcgtcgtcttgccggcatagtgcactgcagccatgatcatgatcgaaacagagggtcacaaatcagggatcggatttctaagaggaaaaagtaaagaaaagtttaaaagttaaagtttcacaattttagttgactcgttttgcattgatgtcagtctttcagttatgcatgagtctaagttgaatgttatgaaagttaaagtttatcatagtgtgagttcattaatgcatgatttctatatctttctagtttcatgcatattacagtttaagttgagtttttgcatcacgtattttaaacccttgttattatcctagttatgcttgttgagtctttaggctcactatgcttgaatgtttgcaggtgaggattttgtggaggagacggaggggcgtgatctactgggatgaggccatcggtagtgcaaggcccagtgaccgttgcttccttttagtttatgtttttccgcacagttatcgaatttgtaataatgaagtattatttgagatcttgtagtatttatagccaggatgtgcattccctgtgctacagcttatgttttgaagtacgttttccgcttttgcaagtttatgattatcgttgtaattaattttaaatgctttagtttactttatgctgtaaccgggaggtggttactaggattgcatgtttatgtttaacgcacttaagttttgaagtcaattttctttccttatttaaattgttgtttgagtcttgatggcttatttgttttacaaataagtcatggcaaaattttttaaaaatccgtaattttcctttattttaattatagtctagtagcgagtagttagggtcgtttcagttggtatcagagcacggtcttggtttgggctgagcctactgccggttgctgaaactcaggggatctcgcctcaaagtctgtaagatttaagtttaatgtctctatctgtttaagttttgatgtattagtttcttgagttattgagaagtttaaatttgaagtaaaaatattttctaaggcatgaaatttgaatgttggattttctcaatgcgtttagatggctcgtcgtcatgatccgCGCGCAGTTACGCCTCCACCGCCTCCACCGGCGCCGCAGGTGGATATAGGAGGGCAGGTGCTAGCAGGATTGGCCCGTATCCTCGAGCGTCATGTGGATGCTCCTGTTGCTAGATCGGAGACTACTTGTGAGCAGTTTcggaagatgaatccgaaggacttcgctggcaccactgatccgttgatagcggagggttggatccgctcccttgaggtgatctttcgctatatgcagatgggagatccagatagagtgagatgtgctgtgtttctcctccaggatgatgccgccctctggtgggagggtatggagaagattgtgaacccagctactctaccatgggctgagttcaagaagttgttctttgagaagtactttactgctgatgtgagagcccgtttgaagacggagtttatgagcttgagGCAGGGTGATCTGTCGGTAGCCCAGTTCGTGGTGAAGTTTGAGAGAGGCTGCCATTTCGTGCCGttgattggagatgatgagaaagagaagctggagcactttcttgtagggcttcgacctaccatccgtagggatgtgctgatggctgagccatctgattatgcttcagcactgaggcgtgccttgaggtccgagcagacgctgagagatattagcgcggaggcgcatggcaagaggcccttccctcatcagggccactctcagcagcagcagcacggcaagaagccgtatcatgggcccccgagacagcagggacagcaggcaccgcaggggcgtcaggcccagagacaggttcctcccaaggctggggagaagcctatttgtcagttttgccatcgtccgcattttgggaagtgtttgaaggatgctggagtttgcttcaagtgcaagaagccaggacatatgtctacccattgtccagagctgaggaggcccgtgcagggcagagtgttcgtgatggaggccgagcaggccgacccagacactactcttctcacaggtaatatcttaacttttgggttagagcagTTAAAGATTTGTTGATGCATGTGACTCTAAATCTTTGCTTGTTTGAGGTTTTACTCTAGTAACTTGTTGCATGCCTTAGGACCTTTGACTGTTTAGCATgaatagtatcttgtttgggaattgttgaattagaatgagcctaagtagaactcgtggttttaacttcaacctttcgtcgttgtaactactgctatgcaggtaggattgttgtggcaggcgtagccacgagggccttattagactcaggggctacccattcctttatatcggagtcttttgcccttgagaggggcattcagagcgaggaattggaggttggattctcagttactatcccctcaggggaagagctatccaccaggagcttggtgagagaccttgtattgcttttgcagggtcagtcagtggtagcagacctcatagtgctacctttgccagagtttgacctgattcttgggatggattggatgacgaagaatgcggtgatgatagattttcagaagaggtcagtactagtcaggcctgagggcgaggaaccgttttggtttgaggctgctaagaacttgaggaagactcgagtcatttctactttgcaagctcagaggcttgtacttagtgggtgcgagtcatttctagccagtttatctttaacagagctgccagagcgaccagttatttctgatgtggctatcgtcagggagtttgaggatgtgttccctagcgatgttgtgggaattccgcccgatagagaagtggagttctctatagatttgattcccggtactgtgcctatctccaaggcaccgtacagattggctcctaccgaaatgaaggagttaaaagagcagattcaagagttgcttgacaagggattcatacgccctagtttctccccatggggcgcaccagttctcttcgttaagaagaaggacggtagtctaagattgtgcatagactaccgaggtttgaacggagtgacggtgaagaacaagtacccattacctaggatcgaggacctcttcgatcaattgcaaggtgcatccatcttttcgaagattgatcttcgttcaggttatcaccagttgaaggtgaaggagtcagatgtggcgaagacagcttttaggactcgttacggtcattacgagttccttgtgatgccgtttgggatgactaatgcgcccgcggttttcatggatcttatgaaccgcgtgtttcagccttacttggaccgctttgtcattgttttcatcgatgacatcctcatttattcgaaggatagagtggagcatgaacaacatttgaggaccgttcttgaggtgcttcgagagcacaagttgttggccaagtttgataagtgtgaattctggttggagaaagttgctttcttgggtcatattatttctaagagcggtgtggaagtagacccttcaaaggttcaagcagtgaaggagtggtctataccgaggagcgcgtctgagattcgcagttttcttggattagccggttattaccgaaaatttatcaagggtttttcctccattgctgtgcctatgacagcgttgactaagaagaacgccaagtttgtttggagtgccgagtgtcaaaggagctttgatactttgaaggaagctcttacgacagcgccagtgttgaccatgccatccgggcaaggtgattt comes from the Henckelia pumila isolate YLH828 chromosome 1, ASM3356847v2, whole genome shotgun sequence genome and includes:
- the LOC140873161 gene encoding uncharacterized protein, with product MSLRQGDLSVAQFVVKFERGCHFVPLIGDDEKEKLEHFLVGLRPTIRRDVLMAEPSDYASALRRALRSEQTLRDISAEAHGKRPFPHQGHSQQQQHGKKPYHGPPRQQGQQAPQGRQAQRQVPPKAGEKPICQFCHRPHFGKCLKDAGVCFKCKKPGHMSTHCPELRRPVQGRVFVMEAEQADPDTTLLTGEDFVEETEGRDLLG